One Alphaproteobacteria bacterium genomic window carries:
- a CDS encoding Trm112 family protein produces the protein MTENTSPRTVDPKLLEVLVCPLTKATLRYDAARQELISEKAGLAFPIRDGVPIMLIDEARRIEDRKE, from the coding sequence ATGACCGAGAACACATCCCCCCGTACGGTCGATCCCAAGCTGCTTGAAGTTCTTGTGTGCCCGCTGACCAAAGCGACGCTGCGCTACGATGCCGCGCGGCAGGAACTTATCAGCGAAAAGGCCGGTCTTGCCTTCCCGATCCGCGACGGCGTTCCGATCATGCTGATCGACGAAGCGCGCCGGATCGAAGACCGGAAGGAATAA
- the trxA gene encoding thioredoxin has product MALLNLNPQGAPAPGPATDGEALIKDSGLATFAADVLETSMKVPVIVDFWAPWCGPCKQLGPLLEKTVRALKGAVRMVKVDIDQNPEIAQQMQIQSVPAVFAFYQGRPVDGFMGALPESQIKQWFERLLQATGAAAGDGNPLAAIEEAMKQAAEFLTEGDPATAQAIYADVLERDPAHAAAYAGVVRCYLAAGDAAKAKQMLAAAPEAMAKDKAFDSVRAALEVAELAAGAGPLGELQEKVKADPKNHQDRFDLAAALLAAGQREAAVDSLLELIRLDRKWNDEAARKQLVKLFDAFGPTDPLTVSARRRLSSILFS; this is encoded by the coding sequence ATGGCTTTGTTGAACCTGAACCCGCAGGGCGCGCCCGCGCCCGGCCCCGCGACTGACGGCGAGGCGCTTATCAAGGATAGCGGCCTCGCGACCTTTGCGGCTGACGTTCTTGAAACATCTATGAAGGTGCCCGTGATCGTCGATTTCTGGGCGCCGTGGTGCGGCCCGTGCAAACAGCTCGGCCCCTTGCTGGAAAAGACCGTGCGCGCGCTGAAGGGCGCGGTGCGGATGGTCAAGGTCGATATCGACCAGAACCCGGAAATCGCCCAGCAGATGCAAATCCAGTCCGTGCCCGCAGTGTTCGCATTCTATCAGGGCCGCCCGGTGGACGGTTTCATGGGCGCGCTGCCGGAAAGCCAGATCAAGCAGTGGTTCGAAAGGCTGTTGCAAGCGACGGGCGCGGCGGCCGGCGACGGCAACCCGCTGGCCGCGATTGAAGAAGCCATGAAACAGGCTGCCGAATTCCTGACGGAAGGCGACCCGGCTACGGCGCAGGCGATTTATGCCGATGTCCTGGAGCGCGACCCGGCGCACGCCGCCGCCTATGCGGGCGTGGTGCGTTGTTATCTGGCCGCGGGCGATGCCGCCAAGGCGAAACAGATGCTTGCCGCCGCGCCCGAAGCAATGGCGAAGGACAAGGCTTTCGATTCCGTTCGCGCCGCGCTGGAAGTTGCGGAGCTGGCGGCCGGGGCCGGGCCGCTCGGCGAATTGCAGGAAAAAGTGAAGGCTGATCCGAAAAACCATCAGGACCGCTTCGATCTCGCGGCCGCTTTGCTGGCAGCAGGCCAGCGCGAAGCGGCGGTCGATAGCCTGCTCGAGCTTATCAGGCTTGATCGCAAATGGAACGACGAAGCCGCGCGCAAACAGCTTGTGAAGCTGTTCGATGCTTTCGGCCCCACCGACCCGCTGACGGTTTCAGCGCGCCGCCGCCTTTCATCGATACTTTTCTCATGA
- a CDS encoding peptidase S16, which translates to MTGTAEIETENEEQAAAPATALPDIVPIFPLPGAVLLPRGRLPLNIFEPRYLAMIEDAMGQGRMIGMIQPTGSEATQAVPSVYQIGCAGRIISFSETEDGRFLISLLGVCRFAVNEEMALHRGYRRIRPDWTPYQDDLLGEEQDGIDRARLFTALREYFKIQGVVPNWEAIQQTSDENLIISLTMICPFEPSEKQALLEVRTLGERAKLLLTLLEMASLNKRDIESARH; encoded by the coding sequence ATGACCGGAACAGCTGAAATCGAAACCGAGAACGAAGAACAGGCTGCGGCGCCCGCCACGGCGCTGCCCGATATTGTGCCGATCTTCCCGCTACCCGGCGCCGTGCTTTTGCCGCGCGGACGCTTGCCGTTGAACATATTCGAGCCGCGCTATCTGGCGATGATCGAAGATGCGATGGGGCAGGGGCGTATGATCGGCATGATCCAGCCCACGGGCAGCGAAGCAACGCAGGCGGTGCCTTCTGTCTATCAAATCGGCTGCGCCGGGCGGATTATATCCTTTTCGGAAACGGAAGACGGGCGGTTCCTTATTTCGCTGCTCGGCGTTTGCCGTTTTGCTGTGAACGAAGAAATGGCGCTGCATCGCGGCTACCGCCGCATCAGGCCCGACTGGACCCCCTATCAAGACGACCTTCTGGGCGAAGAGCAGGACGGGATCGACCGCGCGCGTCTGTTCACGGCGCTGCGCGAATATTTCAAGATACAGGGCGTGGTGCCGAACTGGGAGGCGATCCAGCAAACCAGCGACGAGAACCTTATCATCTCCCTCACCATGATTTGCCCGTTCGAGCCGAGCGAGAAGCAGGCCTTGCTTGAGGTTCGCACGCTGGGCGAGCGCGCCAAGCTGCTTTTGACGTTGCTGGAAATGGCTTCGCTCAACAAACGCGATATCGAAAGCGCCCGCCACTGA
- a CDS encoding succinate-semialdehyde dehydrogenase, translated as MSAALDLQDKDLLRTEAFIGGAWVAADKGKSFAVLSPANGSELVGVADCGVAETRRAIEAADGAGPAWAALTGKERGQVLRRWFDLITQHQEDLARIMTAEQGKPLAEARGEIAYGAGFVEWAAEEAKRVYGDVVPPFRKGARTLVLKQPLGVVAAITPWNFPSAMITRKCAPALATGCTLVIKPAEQTPLSALALAVLAERAGLPPGALNIVTAHDPAPVGAELTGNPRVRKVSFTGSTEVGKLLMRQAADGVKKMSLELGGNAPFIVFDDADLPRAVEGVLASKFRNAGQTCVCANRIYVQAGIYDAFAAALGKAMQALKTGPGDVPDVHIGPLIDDAAIRKVETLVEDAKKQGGKVTAGGARHALGGLFYEPTLIEGAHGAMRLAHEEIFGPVAALFRFGDEAEVIALANDTEYGLAAYFYTRDLGRAFRVAEALEAGIVAVNEGVFSTETAPFGGVKQSGFGREGSHYGTDEFVNVKYVLMGGIDGEPA; from the coding sequence ATGTCCGCCGCCCTGGATTTGCAGGATAAGGATCTGCTGCGCACCGAAGCGTTTATCGGCGGCGCGTGGGTTGCAGCCGACAAGGGCAAAAGCTTTGCAGTTTTGAGCCCCGCGAACGGCAGCGAACTGGTCGGAGTGGCCGATTGCGGCGTGGCGGAAACCAGGCGCGCGATCGAAGCAGCCGACGGCGCCGGGCCCGCATGGGCAGCACTGACCGGCAAGGAGCGCGGGCAAGTCTTGCGCCGTTGGTTCGATTTGATCACGCAGCATCAGGAAGATCTTGCGCGCATCATGACGGCCGAGCAAGGCAAGCCGCTGGCCGAAGCGCGGGGCGAGATCGCCTATGGCGCCGGGTTCGTCGAATGGGCGGCCGAGGAAGCGAAGCGGGTTTATGGCGATGTTGTCCCGCCCTTCCGCAAGGGTGCGCGCACGCTTGTGTTGAAGCAACCGCTTGGCGTCGTGGCCGCCATAACGCCGTGGAATTTTCCTTCCGCCATGATTACGCGCAAATGCGCACCTGCGCTGGCGACCGGGTGCACGCTTGTTATCAAGCCGGCGGAGCAAACGCCGCTTTCGGCGCTTGCGCTTGCCGTGCTGGCCGAACGGGCGGGATTGCCGCCGGGCGCGCTGAATATCGTGACCGCGCATGACCCCGCTCCGGTGGGCGCGGAGCTGACCGGCAATCCGCGCGTGCGCAAGGTTTCGTTCACGGGTTCGACCGAAGTTGGAAAACTTCTGATGCGGCAGGCGGCGGACGGCGTGAAGAAAATGTCGCTGGAGCTTGGCGGCAATGCGCCCTTTATCGTTTTCGACGACGCCGATTTGCCGCGCGCGGTCGAAGGCGTTCTGGCATCGAAATTCCGCAATGCGGGCCAGACTTGCGTATGTGCCAACCGCATTTATGTGCAGGCAGGCATATATGATGCGTTTGCAGCCGCGCTTGGCAAGGCCATGCAGGCGCTCAAGACCGGCCCGGGCGACGTGCCGGATGTGCATATCGGCCCGCTGATCGACGATGCGGCCATCCGCAAGGTCGAAACGCTGGTCGAGGATGCGAAGAAGCAGGGCGGCAAGGTAACGGCGGGCGGCGCGCGGCATGCGCTGGGCGGCTTGTTCTATGAACCGACCCTGATCGAAGGCGCACACGGCGCCATGCGGCTCGCGCACGAGGAAATTTTCGGCCCCGTGGCCGCGCTGTTCCGCTTTGGGGACGAAGCGGAGGTGATCGCGCTGGCGAACGATACGGAATACGGCCTCGCGGCCTATTTCTACACGCGCGATCTCGGCCGCGCCTTCCGCGTGGCCGAGGCGCTAGAAGCCGGCATCGTGGCAGTGAACGAAGGTGTTTTTTCGACCGAAACCGCGCCGTTCGGCGGCGTCAAGCAATCGGGTTTCGGGCGCGAAGGTTCGCATTACGGCACCGACGAATTCGTGAATGTGAAATACGTGCTGATGGGCGGAATAGACGGCGAGCCCGCTTAG
- a CDS encoding FAD-dependent oxidoreductase: MLTENQDTYDAAVIGAGIVGVSTALHLLIRGKRVILIDRSAPGRETSYGNSGVISYSYALPYAFPNLRQIADTLLDRSTAIRVHLPSLPANLGWLFDFYIQSSPKRRKLHGVLLRSLIARAFEEHHALMQKSGAVQYLSDGNYVRLYRTAEGFERNMDEREGAESLGVPYDIFDPASFREIEPHIKPVFHKAVRWPGNRCVTNPGKLTEGYGNYFTREGGTFVRAEVTALASPPLHAAPGDDTWSVKTESGNIRARAVAVCAGPWAGEMLAPLGHRFPLGFKRGYHMHYAAQNGATLTNTIVDSSVGYLICPMEQGLRITTGAEFTNIDAPSTPRQLGHVLPRARELFPLGEPLEQTPWHGNRPCLPDSLPVIGPSHRHKGLWFNFGHGHFGLTLGPVSGRLLAEMMCREKPFCDPAPFRADRFS; encoded by the coding sequence ATCTTGACGGAAAACCAAGACACATATGATGCAGCCGTCATCGGCGCCGGCATCGTCGGCGTTTCGACCGCGCTGCATCTTCTGATACGCGGCAAACGGGTTATTCTGATCGACCGGAGCGCGCCGGGCCGCGAAACATCATACGGAAATTCCGGCGTCATCAGCTATTCCTACGCCCTGCCTTACGCTTTCCCGAACCTGCGGCAGATAGCCGATACCCTGCTTGATCGCAGCACGGCTATTCGCGTGCATTTGCCAAGCCTGCCCGCCAATCTTGGATGGCTGTTCGATTTTTACATACAATCCTCGCCCAAAAGACGGAAGCTCCACGGTGTCCTGCTACGCAGCCTGATCGCGCGGGCATTCGAGGAACATCACGCCCTTATGCAAAAATCCGGCGCCGTTCAATATTTGTCTGACGGCAACTATGTAAGGCTTTACCGGACTGCGGAAGGCTTCGAGCGCAATATGGATGAACGCGAAGGCGCGGAAAGCCTGGGCGTGCCGTATGACATCTTCGATCCCGCCTCCTTCCGGGAGATTGAACCGCACATCAAGCCCGTGTTCCACAAAGCCGTGCGCTGGCCGGGCAACCGTTGCGTCACCAACCCGGGAAAACTGACCGAAGGCTACGGAAACTATTTCACACGCGAAGGCGGCACTTTCGTCCGCGCGGAAGTCACGGCGCTCGCATCGCCGCCGCTCCATGCCGCGCCGGGCGACGATACATGGTCGGTCAAGACCGAGAGCGGCAACATCCGCGCCCGTGCGGTTGCTGTTTGTGCCGGCCCCTGGGCGGGTGAAATGCTCGCGCCGCTTGGCCATCGCTTCCCGCTCGGCTTCAAGCGCGGGTATCACATGCATTATGCCGCGCAAAACGGCGCGACATTGACAAATACCATCGTCGATTCCTCGGTCGGCTACCTCATATGCCCGATGGAGCAAGGCCTGCGCATTACCACCGGCGCCGAGTTCACGAACATCGACGCGCCGTCAACGCCGCGGCAACTGGGCCATGTTTTGCCGCGCGCACGCGAACTGTTCCCCTTGGGCGAACCACTCGAACAGACGCCGTGGCACGGCAACCGCCCGTGCCTGCCCGATTCCCTGCCCGTCATCGGGCCTTCGCACCGCCACAAGGGGCTATGGTTCAATTTCGGGCATGGCCATTTTGGCCTTACGCTTGGCCCGGTTTCCGGGCGGCTGCTGGCGGAGATGATGTGCCGCGAAAAACCATTCTGCGATCCGGCGCCCTTCCGCGCCGATCGTTTCAGCTAA
- the pip gene encoding prolyl aminopeptidase: protein MTAHDLFPPIEPYASGTVKVDDLHTIYWEESGNPKGMPVVFLHGGPGTGSTPAHRRFFDPHDWRIFIFDQRGAGRSRPLGETRANTTALLVQDIEKLRAMRGIDRWHVFGGSWGSTLALAYAQTHPERVLGLMLRGICLMRQQEVDWFIYGMRTIFPEAWRKFAAAVPEEERDDLLAAYDKIFRGGDEASRLHAIKAWSDYEIECSSLLPSADNLIIHNDNDYRIGMALIELHYFRNNLFVPEARLLDDIDKIRKIPGVIVQGRYDVICPIVTADALHERWPEADYRVIPDAGHSSLEPGIRAALIEATERFKTIGR, encoded by the coding sequence ATGACAGCGCACGATCTTTTTCCCCCCATCGAGCCCTACGCCAGCGGCACGGTGAAGGTAGATGATCTGCATACGATATACTGGGAAGAGTCCGGCAACCCAAAGGGCATGCCCGTGGTTTTCCTGCATGGCGGGCCGGGCACCGGCTCCACGCCGGCACACCGGCGTTTCTTTGATCCGCACGATTGGCGCATCTTTATCTTCGATCAGCGCGGCGCCGGTCGTTCGCGGCCGCTTGGCGAGACGCGCGCCAACACCACCGCTTTGCTCGTGCAGGATATAGAAAAGCTGCGCGCTATGCGCGGGATCGACCGCTGGCATGTCTTCGGCGGTTCATGGGGCAGCACGCTGGCGCTGGCCTATGCGCAAACGCACCCTGAACGCGTGCTTGGCCTCATGCTGCGCGGCATATGCCTGATGCGGCAACAGGAGGTCGATTGGTTCATCTATGGCATGCGCACCATATTCCCGGAAGCCTGGCGTAAGTTCGCCGCCGCCGTGCCTGAAGAAGAACGCGACGATCTGCTGGCCGCCTATGACAAAATATTCCGGGGTGGCGACGAGGCATCCCGCCTGCATGCGATCAAGGCATGGAGCGATTACGAGATTGAATGTTCTTCCCTGCTGCCCTCCGCCGACAATCTCATCATCCACAACGACAACGATTACCGCATTGGCATGGCACTGATCGAATTGCATTACTTCCGCAACAATCTATTCGTGCCCGAAGCCCGATTGCTCGACGATATCGACAAAATCCGCAAGATCCCCGGCGTGATCGTGCAAGGCCGCTATGACGTGATTTGCCCCATCGTCACTGCCGATGCATTGCATGAACGCTGGCCTGAAGCGGATTACAGGGTGATCCCCGATGCCGGCCATTCCTCGCTCGAACCCGGCATCCGTGCCGCGCTGATCGAGGCGACCGAACGCTTCAAAACCATAGGCCGCTAG
- a CDS encoding NAD-glutamate dehydrogenase: MARATKQPARAKAAKNKQPNQPAKQDANFAKLLFAKAAPEDIASLSPETRATIAGSLHQFIQTRKPNKPKLRIYAPNEKQHGWTSRHMVLEVSNDDMPFLVDSITGELNRHGLTVHMVVHPLLQIIRDGEGKLDRILNTEELDPSARIESCMHIRFDKCDKKLAAQLAKDIENVLSDVRAVVQGWQKMLGKISDAIVELSAVPESDYPSDDIHETRAFLHWLTENNYTFLGYREIKVRRGEHPRYDIISGSGLGVLRNDKVLAFDRLAAGAKLSPGVHQFMRKQRLLLVLKTNRRSTVHRTVPMDAIFVPRYNKDGKIVGERLFVGLFTSTSLTRTPREIPVLRRKIANVMQNSGFAMNSHDGKALIHTLNTYPRDELFQISEKELERNALGILHLQERQRAALFARHDPFERFVTCLVYVPRDRYDTTLREKITATLEKAYNGKVYTYNTRLDDSKLARVFVIISTMPGSVGQTTGEEIEAELQRICHAWTDRLRDALINIFGESRGIALHQRYGKAFPRDYCDATPPEIALHDIAELEHLDQERTFSASLSRRAGAPENVLFLKLFSSKGPIALSDAVPIIENMGLLVKNEGGPYVITPAHHDNPVWVHDFAATAENDRPIDLQVTKNLFEEAFTKVWKNQADDDGFNRLVLLAGFNWLQVTLIRTLAHYLQQIRTPHSLPAISRTLRKHTLCARLIVDMFEARHNPGQQKNAAKIMERIETEANALLGGIPILDEDRIIRRMFNLVRASLRTNYFQTDDAGNPKPCLAIKFDSMMIDNMPLPRPLIEIFVHGREVEAIHLRRGKVARGGLRWSEREDFRNETLGLMKAQVVKNSVIVPLGAKGSFVVRHPRAEKAREHGIECYKMFIRSMLDITDNQVKGKIVPPRNVVCHDGDDPYLVVAADKGTATFSDIANGVAAEYGFWLDDAFASGGSVGYDHKKMGITARGAWEAVKRHFREIGTDIQKQPFTCAGVGDMSGDVFGNGMLLSKFTRLVGAFDHRHIFCDPNPDHETSFEERKRLFNKPGSSWADYNAKLISKGGGVFARSEKNIKVTPEIKAAFDIQQDVVTPGELMQAILKMRVDLLYFGGIGTYIKASHESNDHVGDRVNEAIRIDGRDVRAKVIAEGANLAITQYGRIEFGLNEGRINTDAIDNSAGVDTSDHEVNIKIALSKPVSMGKLSFKQRNNFLKSMTDEVARLVLRDNYLQTQAITLAQSRGVEMTGQLAHMMRYMEKTGMLDRTVEQLPDDEEISARMQAHKGFTRPELAVLLSYAKIWLYRQLLPSALPEDPFLESDLVTYFPVPMQKRYRDAIMHHQLRREIIATVATNSFINRAGMHTVFKVMNKTGREPADISMAYLLTRDTFELREIWEKIEALDNKVPAEAQANMMIHVHKVISYCMPWFLRRYPGKMALHKLIPHYRKGARELKKWITTMMPRELVYEVHNVFMARLVEQNVPKELARHIAYMPLLTVAPDIVELSDRLKLPIAIVAEVYYRIDQKFGFTWLRDRASMLSQDTHLHREAVNTLVIELYTTQHAITTACLASEKPGRNAALHLNRWLGGLGSRLEAVDQLLAELNALPAMDFQGISLAVTQLAALPEK, encoded by the coding sequence ATGGCACGCGCCACCAAGCAGCCTGCACGAGCCAAAGCGGCAAAAAACAAACAACCCAATCAGCCGGCAAAGCAGGATGCGAATTTTGCGAAGCTTTTGTTTGCCAAAGCCGCGCCCGAAGATATCGCCAGCCTTTCACCGGAAACGCGCGCCACGATCGCGGGCAGCCTCCATCAGTTTATTCAGACCCGCAAGCCAAACAAACCCAAACTGCGGATATACGCGCCGAATGAAAAGCAACATGGCTGGACCAGCCGCCACATGGTGCTTGAAGTCAGTAATGACGACATGCCCTTCCTCGTGGATTCGATTACAGGCGAGCTGAATCGCCATGGCCTTACCGTGCATATGGTTGTCCACCCGTTGTTGCAGATTATCAGAGACGGCGAAGGCAAGCTTGACCGTATATTGAATACGGAGGAACTCGACCCCTCTGCGCGGATCGAATCCTGCATGCATATCCGCTTTGACAAATGTGACAAGAAGCTGGCCGCGCAGTTGGCCAAGGATATTGAAAACGTGCTGTCAGATGTGCGCGCCGTGGTGCAGGGCTGGCAAAAGATGCTTGGCAAAATATCGGATGCAATTGTTGAACTGTCTGCCGTTCCCGAAAGCGACTACCCGTCCGACGACATACATGAAACCCGCGCCTTCCTGCATTGGCTGACGGAAAACAATTACACCTTCCTTGGTTACCGTGAAATCAAGGTTCGCCGCGGCGAACACCCGCGCTACGATATTATATCCGGCAGCGGCCTTGGCGTTTTGCGCAATGACAAAGTGCTTGCATTTGACAGGCTTGCCGCGGGCGCGAAACTTTCACCCGGCGTGCACCAGTTCATGCGCAAACAGCGCCTGCTTCTGGTCCTGAAGACCAACCGGCGTTCCACCGTACACCGCACAGTCCCCATGGACGCTATTTTCGTGCCCCGCTACAACAAGGACGGAAAAATCGTTGGTGAACGGCTGTTTGTCGGCCTCTTTACCTCAACCTCGCTCACGCGTACGCCGCGCGAAATACCGGTGCTCCGCAGGAAAATCGCGAACGTCATGCAAAACAGCGGCTTCGCCATGAACAGCCACGATGGCAAGGCGCTGATCCACACGCTAAACACCTACCCCCGCGACGAACTGTTCCAGATCAGCGAAAAGGAACTGGAACGGAACGCACTGGGCATCCTTCATCTGCAGGAACGGCAGCGCGCAGCCCTGTTCGCGCGCCACGATCCGTTTGAACGTTTTGTGACATGCCTTGTCTATGTGCCGCGCGACCGTTACGACACCACGCTCAGGGAGAAAATCACGGCCACGCTGGAAAAAGCCTACAACGGCAAGGTCTATACCTATAATACCCGGCTCGATGACAGCAAACTGGCGCGCGTCTTTGTCATCATTTCCACCATGCCGGGCTCTGTCGGGCAAACCACCGGCGAGGAAATTGAAGCCGAACTGCAAAGAATTTGCCACGCATGGACGGACCGTCTGCGCGATGCGCTTATCAACATTTTTGGCGAATCGCGCGGCATCGCGCTGCATCAACGCTACGGCAAGGCCTTCCCGCGCGATTATTGCGACGCTACGCCGCCGGAAATTGCGCTGCACGATATTGCCGAGCTTGAACATCTGGATCAGGAGCGCACCTTCAGCGCCAGCCTGTCTCGCCGCGCGGGCGCGCCGGAAAATGTGCTGTTCCTGAAGCTTTTCAGCTCCAAGGGCCCTATCGCGCTTTCGGATGCCGTGCCGATCATTGAAAATATGGGTCTGCTGGTGAAGAACGAAGGCGGGCCTTATGTGATCACGCCTGCGCATCACGACAACCCTGTATGGGTACATGATTTCGCGGCCACGGCCGAGAACGACCGCCCGATAGATCTGCAGGTTACCAAAAACCTGTTCGAAGAGGCGTTCACCAAGGTATGGAAGAACCAGGCGGATGACGATGGGTTTAACCGCCTTGTCCTGCTGGCCGGTTTCAACTGGCTGCAGGTAACGCTGATACGCACGCTCGCCCACTACCTGCAGCAGATCAGAACCCCGCACAGCCTTCCGGCCATCAGCAGAACGCTGCGCAAGCACACTCTGTGCGCAAGGTTGATCGTCGATATGTTCGAAGCCCGCCACAACCCCGGACAGCAAAAGAATGCGGCCAAGATCATGGAAAGGATCGAGACGGAGGCGAACGCACTGCTCGGCGGCATTCCCATTCTTGACGAAGACCGCATCATCCGGCGCATGTTCAATCTCGTGCGCGCCTCGTTGCGCACAAACTATTTCCAGACAGACGATGCGGGCAACCCCAAGCCATGCCTCGCGATCAAGTTCGATAGTATGATGATCGACAACATGCCGCTTCCGCGTCCGCTGATCGAAATTTTCGTTCACGGGCGCGAAGTCGAAGCCATCCATCTGCGGCGCGGCAAGGTTGCGCGCGGCGGCCTGCGCTGGTCGGAACGCGAAGATTTCCGCAACGAAACACTGGGCCTGATGAAGGCGCAAGTGGTGAAGAACAGCGTCATCGTCCCGCTTGGCGCCAAGGGCAGCTTCGTCGTACGTCATCCGCGGGCCGAGAAAGCCCGTGAACACGGAATCGAATGCTATAAAATGTTCATTCGCAGCATGCTGGACATCACCGATAACCAGGTGAAGGGTAAAATCGTTCCTCCCAGGAACGTTGTCTGCCATGACGGAGATGATCCCTACCTCGTGGTCGCGGCCGACAAGGGCACGGCAACTTTCTCCGATATCGCCAACGGCGTGGCGGCAGAATACGGTTTCTGGCTTGACGATGCCTTCGCCTCGGGCGGGTCGGTCGGTTACGATCACAAGAAAATGGGCATCACCGCGCGAGGCGCATGGGAAGCCGTCAAGCGGCACTTCCGCGAAATCGGCACCGATATCCAAAAACAGCCCTTTACCTGCGCGGGCGTGGGCGATATGTCGGGCGACGTTTTCGGCAACGGCATGCTGCTTTCCAAATTTACGCGCCTTGTCGGTGCCTTCGACCATCGCCATATATTCTGCGACCCGAACCCGGACCATGAAACCAGCTTCGAAGAGCGCAAGCGTCTGTTCAACAAGCCGGGTAGCAGCTGGGCGGATTACAACGCCAAGCTGATCTCGAAAGGCGGCGGGGTGTTCGCCCGCAGCGAAAAGAACATCAAGGTCACACCTGAAATCAAAGCCGCTTTCGACATCCAGCAGGATGTCGTCACACCGGGTGAGCTGATGCAGGCGATTTTGAAGATGCGGGTCGATCTACTGTATTTCGGCGGAATCGGCACATATATCAAAGCCAGCCATGAATCCAACGACCATGTGGGCGACCGCGTGAACGAAGCGATCCGTATCGATGGACGCGATGTGCGCGCAAAGGTTATCGCCGAAGGCGCCAACCTCGCGATCACGCAATATGGCCGCATCGAATTCGGCTTGAATGAAGGGCGGATCAACACCGATGCAATCGATAATTCGGCCGGCGTTGATACATCGGATCACGAAGTTAATATCAAGATCGCGCTCAGCAAGCCCGTAAGTATGGGCAAGCTTTCTTTCAAGCAACGCAACAACTTCCTCAAATCCATGACGGACGAAGTGGCCCGGCTCGTGCTGCGCGATAACTATCTGCAAACGCAGGCGATCACGCTGGCACAAAGCCGCGGCGTGGAAATGACGGGGCAGCTTGCGCACATGATGCGCTACATGGAAAAAACCGGCATGCTTGACCGCACGGTCGAACAATTGCCGGATGACGAAGAAATATCCGCCAGAATGCAGGCGCACAAGGGCTTCACGCGGCCCGAACTTGCCGTGCTGCTGTCATACGCCAAGATATGGCTTTATCGCCAGCTTCTGCCTTCGGCCCTTCCCGAAGATCCTTTCCTTGAAAGCGATCTCGTAACCTATTTCCCGGTACCGATGCAAAAACGTTACCGCGACGCCATCATGCACCATCAGTTGCGACGTGAAATTATCGCTACCGTGGCCACCAACAGTTTTATTAACCGCGCCGGCATGCACACGGTCTTTAAGGTCATGAACAAGACGGGCCGCGAGCCGGCGGATATATCCATGGCCTATTTGCTGACTCGCGATACATTCGAATTACGCGAAATATGGGAAAAGATCGAAGCTCTCGACAACAAGGTGCCGGCAGAAGCGCAGGCCAACATGATGATCCACGTTCATAAGGTCATTAGCTATTGCATGCCATGGTTCCTGCGCCGTTACCCCGGAAAGATGGCTCTGCACAAACTGATCCCGCATTACCGCAAGGGCGCGCGCGAACTGAAGAAATGGATTACAACCATGATGCCGCGCGAACTTGTGTATGAAGTTCACAACGTATTTATGGCACGGCTGGTTGAACAGAATGTGCCAAAGGAACTTGCGAGGCATATTGCCTATATGCCCCTTCTTACGGTCGCGCCCGATATCGTCGAGCTTTCGGACCGCCTGAAGCTGCCGATTGCGATTGTCGCCGAAGTTTATTATCGCATTGACCAGAAGTTTGGCTTTACATGGCTGCGCGACCGCGCATCGATGCTGTCGCAGGATACGCACCTGCATCGCGAAGCGGTCAACACCCTTGTCATCGAACTTTATACAACCCAGCACGCCATCACCACCGCATGCCTGGCCAGCGAAAAGCCGGGCCGGAATGCCGCACTTCACCTTAACCGTTGGCTCGGCGGACTAGGGAGCCGGCTGGAAGCAGTCGATCAGCTTCTGGCCGAGCTGAACGCCCTGCCGGCTATGGATTTTCAGGGCATCAGCCTCGCCGTCACGCAACTGGCGGCCTTGCCCGAAAAATAA